The Meriones unguiculatus strain TT.TT164.6M chromosome 9, Bangor_MerUng_6.1, whole genome shotgun sequence genome window below encodes:
- the Gjb6 gene encoding gap junction beta-6 protein: protein MDWGTLHTVIGGVNKHSTSIGKVWITVIFIFRVMILVVAAQEVWGDEQEDFVCNTLQPGCKNVCYDHFFPVSHIRLWALQLIFVSTPALLVAMHVAYYRHETARKFIRGEKRNEFKDLEDIKRQKVRIEGSLWWTYTSSIFFRIIFEAAFMYVFYFLYNGYHLPWVLKCGIEPCPNLVDCFISRPTEKTVFTVFMISASVICMLLNVAELCYLLLKLCFRRSKRAQAQRSHPNHAVKESKQNEMNELISDSGQNAITSFPS, encoded by the coding sequence ATGGACTGGGGAACCCTGCACACGGTCATCGGGGGCGTGAACAAGCACTCCACCAGCATCGGGAAGGTGTGGATCACCGTCATCTTTATCTTCCGCGTCATGATCCTCGTGGTGGCCGCGCAGGAGGTGTGGGGCGACGAGCAGGAGGACTTTGTCTGCAACACCCTGCAGCCGGGTTGCAAGAACGTGTGCTACGATCACTTCTTCCCCGTCTCCCACATCCGGCTCTGGGCGCTGCAGCTGATCTTCGTGTCCACGCCGGCCCTGCTGGTGGCCATGCACGTCGCCTACTACAGACACGAAACGGCGCGCAAGTTTATCCGTGGGGAGAAGAGGAACGAGTTTAAGGACCTGGAGGACATCAAGCGGCAGAAGGTGCGCATCGAGGGGTCCCTGTGGTGGACCTACACCAGCAGCATCTTCTTCCGGATCATCTTCGAGGCCGCCTTCATGTACGTGTTCTACTTCCTCTACAACGGATACCACCTGCCCTGGGTCCTGAAATGCGGCATCGAACCCTGCCCCAACCTTGTGGACTGCTTTATTTCCAGGCCGACCGAGAAAACGGTGTTCACCGTTTTCATGATTTCCGCCTCTGTGATTTGCATGCTGCTGAACGTGGCGGAGCTGTGCTACCTGCTGCTGAAACTGTGTTTTAGGAGATCCAAAAGAGCCCAGGCGCAGAGAAGCCACCCCAACCACGCCGTGAAAGAGAGCAAGCAGAACGAAATGAACGAGCTGATCTCAGACAGTGGTCAAAATGCCATCACAAGTTTCCCAAGTTAA